In a genomic window of Saccharothrix sp. HUAS TT1:
- a CDS encoding extracellular solute-binding protein yields MIRVLVPLLVLLAGCAPPVEDGAKDGTGPITFVESHDITAGGQVAKMVDRWNERASPREQVSFVEMPGSTDAHRAHLTARAQDLAGVRDSAECYDVIAVDNVWTAEFAAAGHLVPLDPAEFGVDRMLPQAVAAAGSPGDERLWAVPWRSDAGLLYYRKDVLDGEGERPPTTWAELRRQAVEIAPRHELQGYVGQFKRYEGLIVNMAEVIWAHGGDLERPDDPRTAAGVQAVADGVEQGWVPRAALDYDENASLDEFRAGRALFMRNWPYARPLLDGADSRVAGRWAVTALPGPSTLGGWNLAVSRCSANQKTAREFIKFVTGDANQWEMFEHAGFAPVSTDLYREPATADLGETVLNARVRPLSAHYDELTSVMQENLHHALDNPKSVDESLRALAEDLARAKGGR; encoded by the coding sequence GTGATCCGAGTGCTCGTGCCGCTGCTGGTGCTCCTGGCCGGCTGCGCTCCCCCGGTCGAGGACGGGGCGAAGGACGGGACCGGGCCGATCACGTTCGTGGAGAGCCACGACATCACTGCGGGCGGCCAGGTGGCGAAGATGGTCGACCGCTGGAACGAGCGCGCCAGCCCGCGCGAGCAGGTGTCGTTCGTGGAGATGCCGGGTTCCACCGACGCGCACCGCGCCCACCTGACCGCCCGCGCCCAGGACCTGGCGGGCGTGCGCGACAGCGCGGAGTGCTACGACGTGATCGCCGTCGACAACGTGTGGACGGCCGAGTTCGCCGCCGCCGGGCACCTGGTGCCGCTGGACCCGGCGGAGTTCGGCGTCGACCGGATGCTGCCGCAGGCGGTGGCGGCGGCCGGGTCGCCGGGCGACGAGCGGCTGTGGGCGGTCCCGTGGCGCAGCGACGCCGGGCTGCTCTACTACCGCAAGGACGTGCTCGACGGCGAGGGCGAGCGCCCGCCGACGACGTGGGCCGAGCTGAGGCGGCAGGCGGTCGAGATCGCGCCGCGGCACGAGCTCCAGGGTTACGTGGGCCAGTTCAAGCGGTACGAGGGCCTGATCGTGAACATGGCCGAGGTGATCTGGGCGCACGGCGGCGACCTGGAGCGCCCGGACGACCCGAGGACCGCGGCGGGCGTGCAGGCGGTGGCGGACGGCGTCGAGCAGGGCTGGGTGCCGCGCGCGGCGCTCGACTACGACGAGAACGCGTCCCTGGACGAGTTCCGGGCCGGGCGGGCGCTGTTCATGCGCAACTGGCCGTACGCCCGGCCGCTGCTGGACGGCGCGGACTCGCGGGTGGCCGGGCGGTGGGCGGTGACCGCCCTGCCCGGCCCCAGCACGCTGGGCGGCTGGAACCTGGCCGTGTCGCGGTGCTCGGCGAACCAGAAGACCGCCCGCGAGTTCATCAAGTTCGTCACCGGTGACGCGAACCAGTGGGAGATGTTCGAGCACGCCGGGTTCGCGCCGGTGTCCACCGACCTGTACCGGGAGCCGGCGACGGCCGACCTGGGCGAGACCGTGCTGAACGCCCGCGTCCGGCCGCTGTCCGCGCACTACGACGAGCTGACCAGCGTGATGCAGGAGAACCTGCACCACGCGCTGGACAACCCCAAGTCCGTCGACGAGTCGTTGCGGGCGCTGGCGGAGGACCTGGCGCGGGCCAAGGGCGGCCGCTAG
- the pnuC gene encoding nicotinamide riboside transporter PnuC has protein sequence MHVLLEQGFTVFGQKVSWAEFTGQVFALVVVYLAQKRTIWTWPVQLVSVALLFVVYVSAQLGGTAARQVVIAAITFYGWWAWSRRRDPVFGVVVRKGTAKERVAVVVAFVLGTVGFALLLDALDASWAPWPDAALFVGTVLAFTLQGFGLVEFWLVWLVVDAIGVPLQIGSGLYFSAFVYSIFAVLVVRGWIDWNRAAKQTTARAEAAAN, from the coding sequence GTGCACGTCTTGTTGGAGCAGGGCTTCACGGTCTTCGGGCAGAAGGTGTCCTGGGCGGAGTTCACCGGCCAGGTCTTCGCGCTGGTGGTGGTCTACCTGGCGCAGAAGCGCACGATCTGGACCTGGCCCGTGCAACTGGTCTCGGTTGCCCTGCTGTTCGTGGTCTACGTGTCCGCGCAGCTCGGCGGCACGGCCGCGCGCCAGGTGGTGATCGCGGCGATCACGTTCTACGGCTGGTGGGCCTGGAGCCGGCGGCGCGACCCGGTGTTCGGCGTGGTCGTCCGCAAGGGCACCGCGAAGGAGCGCGTCGCGGTGGTGGTCGCGTTCGTCCTGGGCACGGTCGGGTTCGCGCTGCTGCTGGACGCGCTGGACGCCTCGTGGGCGCCGTGGCCGGACGCGGCGCTGTTCGTCGGCACCGTCCTCGCCTTCACCCTCCAGGGCTTCGGCCTGGTCGAGTTCTGGCTGGTCTGGCTGGTGGTGGACGCGATCGGCGTGCCGCTGCAGATCGGCTCCGGGCTGTACTTCAGCGCGTTCGTCTACTCGATCTTCGCCGTCCTGGTGGTCCGGGGCTGGATCGACTGGAACCGCGCCGCCAAGCAGACGACGGCCCGCGCCGAGGCGGCCGCCAACTAG
- a CDS encoding phytase: MRILLAVAVAPLLLGSSPGHPSPGPAAVAPAVVAPVAQTRAFVDDASASPANADADDPAIWAHPRSARQSVVLGTLKEGGLAAFDLAGRTLGAYPAPVPPTPDAKPGRFNNVDVLSRVPVGGRARDLAFVSDRGRDRIRVYELDHRGAAAGAAVVRDVTDPGARPVFSASEEEVDDQRTAYGLATGFVGRTPVVVTNRRGETRLALLRVTAGPAGSVGTSVVATLDLPSTFRLPDGTSWTPCGEPGERPQLEGMVVDSAHGVLYAAQEDVGIWRVPLRAGGFGEPVLIDEVRSFGVPQTYDPVADECAVSGADPGFGGEHLTADAEGLTVGDGYLVASSQGDSRFVVYERTGRNRHVGGFAVGRGRGNDSVEHSDGAHLVTADLGPGYRRGLLVVHDGERTPAPGGLPATGFAYVSWADVLAGLD; the protein is encoded by the coding sequence ATGCGAATCCTGCTCGCGGTCGCGGTGGCGCCGCTGCTCCTCGGTTCCTCTCCCGGGCACCCCTCGCCCGGTCCCGCCGCGGTGGCGCCCGCCGTGGTGGCGCCCGTCGCCCAGACCCGCGCGTTCGTGGACGACGCGTCCGCGTCGCCCGCCAACGCCGACGCCGACGACCCGGCGATCTGGGCGCACCCGCGCTCGGCCCGGCAGAGCGTCGTGCTCGGCACGCTGAAGGAGGGCGGGCTGGCCGCGTTCGACCTGGCCGGCCGGACCTTGGGCGCCTACCCGGCGCCCGTGCCGCCGACGCCGGACGCCAAGCCCGGCCGGTTCAACAACGTCGACGTGCTGAGCCGGGTCCCGGTCGGCGGGCGGGCGCGCGACCTGGCGTTCGTCAGCGACCGCGGTCGGGACCGGATCCGGGTCTACGAGCTCGACCACCGCGGCGCGGCGGCGGGCGCGGCGGTCGTGCGCGACGTGACCGACCCCGGCGCGCGACCGGTGTTCTCCGCGTCGGAGGAGGAGGTGGACGACCAGCGCACGGCGTACGGGTTGGCGACCGGGTTCGTCGGGCGGACGCCGGTGGTCGTGACCAACCGGCGCGGCGAGACCCGGTTGGCGCTGCTGCGCGTGACGGCCGGTCCGGCGGGCTCGGTCGGCACGTCGGTGGTGGCGACCCTGGACCTGCCGTCGACGTTCCGGCTGCCGGACGGGACCTCGTGGACGCCGTGCGGCGAGCCGGGCGAGCGGCCCCAGCTGGAGGGCATGGTGGTCGACTCGGCGCACGGCGTGCTGTACGCGGCGCAGGAGGACGTCGGCATCTGGCGGGTGCCGCTGCGGGCGGGCGGGTTCGGCGAGCCCGTGCTGATCGACGAGGTGCGGTCGTTCGGCGTGCCGCAGACCTACGACCCCGTCGCCGACGAGTGCGCGGTCTCCGGCGCCGACCCCGGCTTCGGCGGCGAGCACCTGACCGCCGACGCCGAGGGGCTGACCGTCGGCGACGGGTACCTGGTCGCGTCCAGCCAGGGCGACTCGCGGTTCGTGGTCTACGAGCGCACCGGCCGCAACCGGCACGTCGGCGGGTTCGCGGTGGGCCGCGGCCGGGGCAACGACTCGGTCGAGCACTCCGACGGCGCGCACCTGGTGACCGCCGACCTCGGGCCGGGCTACCGGCGCGGGCTGCTGGTCGTGCACGACGGCGAGCGGACGCCGGCCCCCGGCGGCCTGCCCGCCACCGGGTTCGCCTACGTGAGCTGGGCGGACGTGCTGGCCGGGCTGGACTGA
- a CDS encoding alpha/beta hydrolase, whose product MRRYMSVGLVVAAVLATAAVPSFGSARSDPLAEFHAQPITWTPCKQLLECAELVLPLDYARPEAERISLVISRKKATDPARRRGVLLLNPGGPGGSGLGMPLFLAGSEPAKVYDLIGFDPRGVGSSTALTCRTVPELATLDTRPADSEFPKWAAEAHAAEDACQRAAGGIRQFVNTANTARDMDVVRAVLGEDKLNYLGYSYGTYLGAVYGSLFPSRLDRSVLDSSVHPEWIWREQFRQQAVALRRNVDLWAAWVAQHHDRFTLGATPDAVLATVEGVATALAAKPVGTQSRTRFDAAVGVGARYRPLWADLATTVADLQTGVTSEASALMAGEAHDDLVSGVFNTVRCEADWPTDMETYYEDMRVFRDRYPYGFGLLRVAPTTCAFRTFTPPEPPVELKRDGYPIGVVVQAEGDTQTQYEGGPAMAERLRHNLVTVLDEGKHGIYGSGNACVDRAVNRYLVHGVLPPSSSTCPGDARPEVGQGTALQQSQTTAQHVQTYLDGRGLSALP is encoded by the coding sequence GTGCGCAGGTACATGTCAGTCGGCCTGGTGGTGGCCGCCGTGCTCGCGACGGCGGCGGTGCCGTCGTTCGGGTCGGCGCGCAGCGATCCGCTCGCGGAGTTCCACGCGCAGCCCATCACCTGGACGCCGTGCAAGCAGCTCCTGGAGTGCGCCGAGCTGGTGCTGCCGCTGGACTACGCGCGACCGGAGGCCGAGCGGATCTCGCTGGTGATCAGCCGCAAGAAGGCGACCGACCCGGCGCGCAGGCGCGGCGTCCTGCTGCTCAACCCCGGCGGTCCGGGCGGTTCGGGCCTGGGCATGCCGCTGTTCCTGGCGGGCAGCGAGCCCGCCAAGGTCTACGACCTGATCGGGTTCGACCCGCGCGGGGTCGGCAGCTCGACCGCGCTCACCTGCCGCACGGTCCCGGAACTGGCCACCCTCGACACCCGACCGGCTGATTCCGAGTTCCCGAAGTGGGCCGCCGAGGCGCACGCCGCCGAGGACGCCTGCCAGCGCGCGGCGGGCGGCATCCGGCAGTTCGTCAACACCGCGAACACCGCGCGGGACATGGACGTGGTGCGGGCGGTGCTGGGCGAGGACAAGCTCAACTACCTGGGCTACTCCTACGGCACCTACCTGGGCGCGGTGTACGGCAGCCTGTTCCCGTCGAGGCTGGACCGCAGCGTGCTCGACTCGTCCGTGCACCCGGAGTGGATCTGGCGCGAGCAGTTCCGGCAGCAGGCGGTGGCGCTGCGGCGCAACGTCGACCTGTGGGCGGCCTGGGTCGCGCAGCACCACGACCGGTTCACCCTCGGCGCGACCCCCGACGCGGTGCTGGCCACCGTCGAGGGCGTCGCGACGGCCCTCGCGGCGAAGCCGGTCGGCACCCAGAGCCGCACCCGGTTCGACGCGGCGGTCGGCGTCGGCGCGCGCTACCGTCCACTGTGGGCGGACCTGGCCACCACGGTGGCCGACCTGCAGACGGGCGTGACGTCCGAGGCGAGCGCGCTGATGGCCGGCGAGGCGCACGACGACCTGGTGTCCGGCGTGTTCAACACGGTCCGGTGCGAGGCCGACTGGCCGACCGACATGGAGACGTACTACGAGGACATGAGGGTCTTCCGGGACCGCTACCCGTACGGCTTCGGCCTGCTCCGGGTGGCGCCGACGACCTGCGCGTTCCGCACGTTCACCCCGCCCGAGCCACCGGTGGAGCTGAAGCGGGACGGCTACCCGATCGGCGTGGTCGTGCAGGCCGAGGGCGACACGCAGACCCAGTACGAGGGCGGCCCGGCCATGGCCGAACGGCTCAGGCACAACCTGGTCACCGTGCTGGACGAGGGCAAGCACGGCATCTACGGCAGCGGCAACGCGTGCGTCGACCGGGCCGTCAACCGCTACCTGGTGCACGGCGTGCTGCCGCCCAGCAGCTCCACCTGCCCCGGCGACGCGCGGCCCGAGGTCGGCCAGGGCACGGCGCTGCAGCAGTCGCAGACCACGGCCCAGCACGTGCAGACCTACCTGGACGGCCGGGGGTTGTCCGCGCTGCCGTGA
- a CDS encoding PucR family transcriptional regulator — protein MTSSTALSRATLRALRRASGDLAAASVAEMEERLPWFRRMPADQRAGVQLLIQNGVSGFVSWLHDPQQAIRLTAEAFRSAPKDISRWVSLRQTVELVRIALELFEQLLPRLAENEAERALLNEGVLRYGREIAFSAATSYAAAAEARGAWDARLEALVVDGIVRGDGEESLLSRATALGWDPAAEATVLVGNPPSDDPPAVVFEVRSRAARIGRPVLLSVQGSRLVVVLGGETQRGEALVRISDAFGPGPVVAGPTVTSLGDAHRSAGDALSGLRAVVGWPAAPRPVRSLDLLPERALAGDPEAEWQLVDRVARPLEEAGGALLETVDGFLEVGGVLEACARKLFVHPNTVRYRLKRATELTGRNANDPRDALVLRVALSVGRLARARGLW, from the coding sequence ATGACCAGCTCAACCGCGTTGTCGCGGGCCACCTTGCGAGCGCTGCGACGGGCGTCGGGCGACCTGGCCGCGGCGAGCGTGGCCGAGATGGAGGAGCGCCTGCCCTGGTTCCGGCGGATGCCCGCCGACCAGCGGGCCGGGGTGCAGCTGCTGATCCAGAACGGCGTCTCCGGGTTCGTGTCCTGGCTGCACGACCCGCAGCAGGCGATCCGGCTGACCGCCGAGGCGTTCCGCTCCGCGCCCAAGGACATCTCCCGCTGGGTGAGCCTGCGGCAGACCGTGGAGCTGGTGCGGATCGCGCTGGAGCTGTTCGAGCAGTTGCTGCCGAGGCTGGCCGAGAACGAGGCCGAGCGCGCGCTGCTGAACGAGGGCGTGCTGCGGTACGGCCGGGAGATCGCGTTCTCGGCGGCCACCTCGTACGCGGCGGCGGCCGAGGCGCGCGGCGCGTGGGACGCCCGGCTGGAGGCGTTGGTGGTCGACGGCATCGTTCGTGGCGACGGGGAGGAGTCGCTGCTGTCGCGGGCGACCGCGCTGGGCTGGGACCCGGCGGCGGAGGCGACCGTGCTGGTGGGCAACCCGCCGTCGGACGACCCGCCCGCGGTGGTGTTCGAGGTGCGCAGCCGGGCGGCCCGGATCGGCCGGCCGGTGCTGCTGAGCGTGCAGGGCTCGCGGCTGGTCGTGGTGCTGGGCGGTGAGACCCAGCGCGGCGAGGCGCTGGTCCGGATCTCCGACGCGTTCGGGCCGGGTCCGGTGGTGGCCGGGCCGACCGTGACCAGCCTGGGCGACGCGCACCGCAGCGCGGGCGACGCGCTGTCCGGGCTGCGCGCGGTGGTGGGGTGGCCCGCCGCGCCGCGGCCGGTGCGGTCGCTGGACCTGCTGCCGGAGCGGGCGCTGGCGGGCGACCCGGAGGCGGAGTGGCAGCTGGTGGACCGGGTGGCCCGGCCGCTGGAGGAGGCGGGCGGCGCGCTGCTGGAGACGGTGGACGGGTTCCTGGAGGTGGGCGGCGTGCTGGAGGCGTGCGCGCGGAAGCTGTTCGTGCACCCGAACACGGTCCGCTACCGGCTCAAGCGGGCCACCGAGCTGACCGGGCGCAACGCCAACGACCCCCGTGACGCTCTGGTGCTGCGCGTCGCACTCTCCGTGGGCAGGCTGGCCCGCGCTCGCGGTCTGTGGTGA
- a CDS encoding ACP S-malonyltransferase has translation MIALLAPGQGSQTPGMLTPWLALDGAAERVGAWSEATGLDLVRLGTEADADEIKDTAVTQPLVVALALLAFEELRRRVELPADTIIAGHSVGELAAAAIAGVLSSDDAVALAAVRGAEMAAACALAPTGMAAVLGGEEDEVLARLDDLGLVGANRNGAGQIVAAGPLDALDELVEAPPSRAKIRKLQVAGAFHTRFMAPAEEALRARAAGIAVSDPALPLLSNADGAVVTDGAEVLGRLISQVTRPVRWDACQATLAGHAVTAVVELPPAGALTGLAKRELKGTPTLGLKTPDQLDQAVEKIAATPAGVAE, from the coding sequence GTGATCGCGCTCCTCGCCCCCGGACAGGGCTCCCAGACACCCGGCATGCTCACCCCGTGGCTCGCCCTCGACGGTGCTGCCGAGCGCGTCGGCGCGTGGTCCGAGGCGACCGGGCTCGACCTCGTCCGGCTGGGCACCGAGGCCGACGCGGACGAGATCAAGGACACCGCCGTCACCCAGCCGCTGGTCGTCGCCCTCGCGCTGCTCGCGTTCGAGGAGCTGCGCCGCCGGGTCGAGCTGCCCGCCGACACGATCATCGCCGGCCACTCCGTCGGCGAGCTGGCCGCCGCCGCCATCGCGGGCGTGCTGAGCAGCGACGACGCCGTGGCGCTCGCCGCCGTGCGCGGCGCCGAGATGGCCGCCGCCTGCGCGCTGGCGCCGACCGGCATGGCCGCGGTGCTCGGCGGCGAGGAGGACGAGGTGCTGGCCCGGCTGGACGACCTCGGCCTGGTCGGCGCGAACCGCAACGGCGCGGGCCAGATCGTGGCCGCGGGCCCGCTGGACGCGCTGGACGAACTGGTCGAGGCCCCGCCGTCCCGGGCCAAGATCCGCAAGCTGCAGGTCGCGGGCGCCTTCCACACCAGGTTCATGGCGCCCGCCGAAGAGGCGCTGCGCGCCCGTGCCGCCGGGATCGCGGTCTCGGACCCCGCGCTGCCGCTGCTGTCCAACGCCGACGGCGCGGTGGTGACCGACGGCGCCGAGGTGCTGGGCCGACTGATCTCCCAGGTGACCCGCCCCGTGCGGTGGGACGCCTGCCAGGCAACCCTGGCCGGCCACGCCGTGACCGCGGTGGTGGAACTGCCGCCCGCGGGCGCGCTGACCGGCCTGGCCAAGCGCGAACTGAAGGGCACACCCACCTTGGGCCTCAAGACCCCGGACCAGCTCGACCAGGCCGTCGAGAAGATCGCCGCGACACCCGCGGGGGTGGCCGAGTGA
- a CDS encoding beta-ketoacyl-ACP synthase III — protein MSTFSVPASAAGTRILGLGSYQPETIVSNHDLSLRMDTSDEWIRDRVGIANRRVAKPDERLVDMAIEAGAKAVADAGLTPSDIGAVIVATCTMPSQIPNAAAQVAHRIGIKAAAAFDLNAACAGFCYALGTASDLVRGGTAEHVLVIGAEKLTDWVDPDDRSTAIIFADGAGAAVVGPADEPGIGPVSWGSAGDLVDMIHVADRHSSIFQEGQSVFRWATTQIAPIALKAIELAGLQVSDVDVFVPHQANLRIIEAIAKRLRAKGAREDLVIARDIVESGNTSSASIPLALDHMRAAGEVRSGDVALLVGFGAGLSYAGQVVRLP, from the coding sequence GTGAGCACCTTCTCGGTCCCCGCGAGCGCGGCGGGCACCCGCATCCTCGGCCTGGGCAGCTACCAGCCCGAGACCATCGTCAGCAACCACGACCTCAGCCTGCGGATGGACACCTCCGACGAGTGGATCCGCGACCGGGTCGGCATCGCCAACCGCCGGGTGGCCAAGCCGGACGAGCGGTTGGTCGACATGGCGATCGAGGCGGGCGCCAAGGCCGTCGCCGACGCCGGGCTCACCCCGTCGGACATCGGCGCGGTCATCGTGGCCACCTGCACCATGCCGTCCCAGATCCCCAACGCGGCGGCGCAGGTCGCCCACCGGATCGGGATCAAGGCCGCGGCCGCGTTCGACCTCAACGCCGCGTGCGCGGGCTTCTGCTACGCCCTGGGCACCGCGTCCGACCTGGTCCGCGGCGGCACCGCGGAGCACGTGCTGGTCATCGGCGCGGAGAAGCTGACCGACTGGGTCGACCCCGACGACCGGTCCACCGCGATCATCTTCGCCGACGGCGCGGGCGCGGCGGTCGTCGGACCGGCCGACGAGCCGGGCATCGGCCCGGTGTCGTGGGGCAGCGCGGGCGACCTGGTGGACATGATCCACGTCGCCGACCGGCACTCGTCCATCTTCCAGGAGGGCCAGTCGGTCTTCCGCTGGGCGACCACGCAGATCGCCCCGATCGCGCTCAAGGCGATCGAGCTGGCCGGTCTGCAGGTGTCCGACGTGGACGTCTTCGTGCCGCACCAGGCGAACCTGCGGATCATCGAGGCCATCGCGAAGCGGTTGCGCGCCAAGGGCGCCCGTGAAGACCTGGTGATCGCGCGTGACATCGTGGAATCCGGCAACACCTCGTCCGCTTCGATCCCGCTCGCGCTGGACCACATGCGCGCGGCGGGAGAGGTGCGCAGCGGCGACGTGGCGCTGCTCGTCGGCTTCGGCGCCGGCCTGTCCTACGCGGGACAGGTCGTCCGGCTGCCGTGA
- a CDS encoding acyl carrier protein, with translation MSNEDIQKGLAEIVEEVAGVEAADVTVDKSFVDDLDIDSLSMVEIAVQAEDKFGVKIPDDELANLKTVGDAVNYIASNA, from the coding sequence GTGAGCAACGAGGACATCCAGAAGGGGCTCGCCGAGATCGTCGAGGAGGTCGCCGGTGTCGAGGCGGCCGACGTGACGGTTGACAAGTCCTTTGTGGACGACCTGGACATCGACTCGCTGTCCATGGTGGAGATCGCCGTGCAGGCCGAGGACAAGTTCGGCGTGAAGATCCCGGACGACGAGCTGGCCAACCTCAAGACCGTGGGCGATGCGGTCAACTACATCGCCAGCAACGCATGA